The Lewinellaceae bacterium genome has a segment encoding these proteins:
- a CDS encoding SDR family NAD(P)-dependent oxidoreductase, translating to MTGILQFFQKKEDQIYPILLPQKSGDVSTVPDIERVGGIIKYINYWQEHYLDLRKQKKELHLADEDSFNAHLKRIREISTEVGEFLRQLRTSTYCNVSEFEAADYEIFFEFIDDVPAWEQFKKKRKNTLEKEEEEVSEANIEDLPVEVELADIPGFSLLHPEEDIEASTEPEEEPEIANQPESLVSESVPEPEHEETQAAEEKETVPKKRDPEPELSKAKSPEPSQSREKEASFSGKSASGTGEKPAPDSATQNALDALRDNINRLTVLLKEKEEAAQKVIKLRPGNDKKVLITGGTSGIGKATAELFAQNGFEVIITGRRKDRVEAIAREFSEKYDTTVKGLVFDVRNLKEVEKALKSLGDELNHIDILINNAGKAKGFDPIHEGHFDHWEEMIDTNIKGLLYLTRLVAPAMVANQKGHIINIGSIAGKEPYPNGNVYCATKFAVDGLTRAMRMDLHKHNIRVSQISPAHVEETEFALVRFDGDQEKAKIYEDFTPVNSRDIAETLYFMATRPQHVNILDVVIQGTQQPSATIIDRSGRK from the coding sequence ATGACCGGCATACTTCAATTTTTTCAAAAAAAAGAAGACCAGATCTACCCGATTCTCTTACCACAGAAAAGTGGTGATGTTTCCACAGTACCGGATATAGAAAGAGTCGGGGGAATAATTAAATACATCAATTACTGGCAGGAGCATTACCTGGATCTACGCAAACAAAAAAAAGAATTGCACCTGGCGGATGAAGATAGTTTTAATGCTCATCTCAAGCGCATTCGTGAAATTTCAACAGAAGTGGGGGAGTTTTTACGTCAACTGAGAACCTCAACTTACTGTAATGTCTCTGAGTTTGAAGCTGCTGATTACGAAATATTCTTTGAATTCATTGATGATGTACCCGCCTGGGAGCAGTTTAAAAAGAAAAGAAAAAACACCTTGGAAAAAGAGGAGGAAGAAGTATCCGAAGCCAATATAGAAGATTTGCCCGTAGAAGTAGAACTGGCGGATATCCCTGGGTTTTCATTATTGCATCCGGAAGAAGATATTGAGGCGTCGACTGAACCTGAAGAAGAACCTGAAATAGCGAATCAGCCTGAATCCCTGGTGAGTGAATCTGTGCCGGAACCTGAGCATGAAGAAACACAGGCTGCTGAGGAGAAAGAAACGGTACCCAAAAAAAGGGATCCTGAACCGGAATTGTCAAAAGCTAAATCTCCGGAACCTTCTCAATCCAGGGAAAAGGAAGCTTCTTTTTCAGGCAAATCAGCGTCAGGAACAGGGGAAAAGCCAGCCCCTGATTCTGCAACCCAAAACGCACTTGATGCTTTACGTGATAATATCAACAGGCTGACCGTTCTGTTAAAGGAAAAGGAAGAGGCCGCCCAAAAGGTGATTAAATTACGCCCTGGCAACGATAAAAAAGTATTGATTACCGGCGGCACTTCCGGGATCGGTAAAGCAACTGCCGAATTATTCGCCCAGAATGGTTTTGAGGTTATCATTACCGGTCGGAGAAAAGATAGGGTAGAGGCTATTGCCAGGGAATTTTCAGAAAAATATGATACTACGGTCAAAGGGCTTGTTTTCGATGTGCGAAACCTGAAAGAGGTGGAAAAAGCCCTGAAGAGCCTCGGAGATGAATTGAATCATATTGATATTCTTATTAATAATGCAGGGAAAGCCAAAGGTTTTGACCCTATTCACGAAGGACATTTTGACCATTGGGAGGAAATGATCGATACCAATATCAAAGGATTATTGTATCTGACGCGCCTCGTGGCTCCTGCTATGGTGGCCAACCAAAAAGGACACATTATCAATATCGGGTCTATTGCCGGAAAAGAACCTTACCCTAATGGCAATGTTTATTGCGCCACTAAATTTGCGGTGGATGGGCTCACCAGGGCCATGAGAATGGACCTCCATAAACACAATATCCGGGTAAGCCAGATTTCTCCGGCGCATGTGGAAGAAACGGAGTTTGCTCTGGTGCGTTTCGATGGCGATCAGGAAAAAGCAAAGATTTATGAGGATTTTACTCCTGTTAATTCGCGTGATATTGCTGAAACGTTATACTTCATGGCTACTCGACCCCAACATGTCAACATCCTGGATGTGGTCATTCAAGGCACTCAGCAGCCTAGCGCTACCATCATCGACCGTTCGGGAAGGAAATAG
- a CDS encoding NINE protein: MKKKHVAGILALLLGIFGVHRYYLGQRLLGVLYTFAFFFTLIITAEENVPAVMIPAILGFIDAVLLFVMPQEDFDDRYNKKRLQHTERKFAHQKAAPVHPPLAAARPVTSELQSLKKNAIELFRDYEFEEAAEIFLEALQLAPNDPSIHFNLACCYSMVEEADSAFNHLQKAVECGFDATKKIHVHTALAYLRTHPDFDRFVENGFRIVKALPTPQANILDTAPVQEIKEEDDLLTQISKLGDLLEQGVLTQEEFALQKQKLLEDL; this comes from the coding sequence ATGAAAAAGAAACATGTTGCCGGTATATTAGCTCTTCTCCTGGGAATATTTGGCGTCCACCGATACTACCTGGGACAACGTCTTTTAGGCGTCTTATACACCTTTGCCTTTTTTTTTACATTGATTATAACTGCGGAAGAAAATGTTCCTGCCGTAATGATTCCTGCCATCCTTGGATTTATTGATGCTGTTCTACTCTTTGTGATGCCCCAGGAAGATTTTGATGATCGTTATAATAAAAAGAGGCTGCAGCATACGGAGAGGAAGTTTGCCCACCAAAAAGCTGCACCTGTTCATCCACCGCTGGCGGCAGCCAGGCCTGTTACCTCAGAGCTACAATCCCTCAAAAAAAATGCCATTGAATTATTCAGGGATTATGAATTCGAAGAAGCAGCCGAAATTTTTCTTGAAGCCCTCCAATTAGCGCCCAATGATCCCTCAATTCATTTCAACCTCGCCTGTTGTTATTCAATGGTTGAAGAAGCAGATTCTGCTTTCAACCATTTGCAAAAGGCAGTTGAATGTGGTTTTGATGCGACGAAAAAGATTCATGTGCATACGGCGCTGGCCTATCTGCGTACTCATCCTGATTTTGATCGGTTTGTGGAAAACGGTTTCCGTATAGTCAAGGCCTTGCCTACCCCGCAGGCAAATATCCTGGATACTGCCCCAGTGCAGGAAATAAAAGAAGAAGATGACCTTTTGACCCAAATTTCCAAATTGGGAGACTTGCTTGAACAAGGCGTTTTAACCCAGGAAGAATTTGCACTTCAGAAGCAAAAATTGCTCGAGGATTTATAA
- a CDS encoding IS256 family transposase — MKKEDLLNDDFLKQFKTGDELESFLSELHKRGIEKMLEGEIDAHLDYAKHQRSDNPNARNGNSKKVIKTSYGESEIEVPRDRDGSFTPQIVPKRSRLAKGIESIVISLYAKGMSNADIEEQIRDLYDFNISTSTISKITDKVTEDIIAWQNRPLESQYLIVWMDGIVFKVRENSRVTNKTVYLAVGLKKDGRKEVLGMWLGKSEAASFWMGVLTDIKARGVEDILITVTDNLNGFTQTIKSVFPETSTQICVVHQIRNASKYVVWKDRKVFAKDMKTIYGAPTKEAAQAALKDFDEKWNHKYPYAIKSWYNNWDELTTFFDFPLEIRTIIYTTNLIENLNGKIRKYTKNKMSFPTDNALKKSVYLAIFEITKKWTMPIRNWPIILNQFIAIFDERVKI, encoded by the coding sequence ATGAAAAAAGAAGATCTATTAAACGATGATTTCCTGAAGCAATTTAAGACTGGGGATGAGTTAGAATCTTTCCTCAGTGAGCTTCACAAACGCGGCATTGAAAAAATGCTGGAAGGAGAAATTGATGCCCATCTGGATTATGCCAAACACCAGAGGAGCGACAATCCAAATGCCCGGAACGGCAATTCTAAAAAAGTAATCAAAACCTCCTATGGCGAATCTGAAATCGAGGTGCCCAGAGACCGGGATGGAAGTTTTACACCTCAGATTGTTCCTAAACGATCCAGGCTGGCTAAAGGCATTGAATCGATCGTAATTTCACTTTATGCCAAAGGGATGAGCAATGCCGATATTGAGGAACAAATTCGGGATTTGTATGACTTCAACATCTCTACGTCTACCATCTCCAAAATCACCGATAAGGTGACCGAGGATATCATTGCCTGGCAAAATCGCCCCCTGGAATCTCAGTATCTAATCGTGTGGATGGATGGGATTGTTTTTAAAGTCCGTGAGAACTCCAGAGTGACCAATAAAACAGTCTATTTGGCCGTAGGACTCAAGAAAGACGGGAGGAAAGAGGTTTTGGGCATGTGGTTGGGTAAAAGTGAAGCCGCCAGTTTTTGGATGGGCGTACTGACCGATATCAAAGCTCGGGGCGTAGAAGATATCTTAATTACCGTGACGGATAATCTCAACGGTTTTACCCAGACTATTAAAAGTGTTTTTCCTGAAACGAGCACTCAAATTTGTGTCGTGCACCAAATCAGGAATGCTTCCAAATACGTTGTCTGGAAAGATCGTAAGGTTTTTGCCAAAGACATGAAAACCATTTATGGAGCACCGACCAAAGAAGCCGCCCAGGCAGCTCTAAAGGACTTTGATGAAAAATGGAATCACAAGTATCCTTACGCTATTAAATCATGGTATAATAACTGGGATGAGCTGACCACTTTTTTTGACTTCCCTCTTGAAATTAGAACGATCATTTATACCACAAATTTGATTGAAAATCTCAACGGAAAAATCAGAAAATACACCAAAAACAAAATGTCTTTTCCAACGGATAATGCATTGAAAAAGTCGGTTTATCTGGCGATTTTTGAAATAACGAAAAAATGGACCATGCCGATTCGCAACTGGCCCATTATTCTTAACCAATTTATTGCTATTTTTGACGAAAGAGTCAAAATCTAA
- a CDS encoding dynamin family protein has product MTTLINQQLSVFRVQLDELIKELHELTIQINHKELSATVSDLRNRIHDPFMFVIVGEVKSGKSSFVNALLESKREITKVAPQPMTDTIQQILYGEKEEYININPFLKRILVPVEILKEIAIVDTPGTNTIIEHHQEITESFIPASDLIVFVFEAKNPYRQSAWDFFDFIHEDWRKKIIFVLQQKDLLSEDDLQINISGVKEQALKKGIEKAVVFAVSAKQELEGDKTGSGFTAIRAYIHENITGGKAPALKLLNTVDTSRNINTRIFEGLSLRSKQLEADILFRQDIKDTLEDQELKSNKHVDVLVENLIATYDRITREKEKELATGLSFFSLLRRSVVSMFSKKASAKEWLETLAANLEKDMQGELSIKLNDGVIDLADSIQQMAKIIDLKLRNSETILRNDHEIFSAIAERRSNVLRDLQDTFTTFINKAENFTDKSLFPDKQTLSPNLAAGSGLAAIGVILMAVTNGMVFDITGGVLTTIGLIFAGVSTSVKRKKILDGFSTEVQKGRTRINDEVTGNLKVYIGHLKEKIDGNFVKFDELLVKEENVLKELNSKQLDIETKLGEMAEKMTVSY; this is encoded by the coding sequence ATGACAACATTAATTAATCAGCAACTCAGTGTTTTCCGTGTACAATTGGATGAATTGATCAAGGAACTTCACGAGCTGACCATACAGATCAATCACAAGGAATTGTCTGCAACGGTAAGCGATTTAAGAAACCGCATTCACGACCCCTTTATGTTCGTAATTGTTGGAGAGGTCAAATCCGGGAAGAGCTCTTTTGTCAATGCGTTGCTCGAATCCAAAAGAGAGATCACCAAGGTTGCCCCTCAACCTATGACAGATACTATCCAGCAGATTCTTTATGGGGAGAAAGAAGAATACATCAATATCAATCCCTTTCTCAAAAGAATACTGGTGCCGGTGGAGATTCTCAAGGAAATAGCCATTGTTGACACCCCCGGTACCAATACCATCATTGAGCACCACCAGGAAATTACTGAAAGTTTTATCCCAGCTTCCGACCTGATCGTTTTTGTATTTGAAGCCAAAAATCCATACCGGCAATCTGCCTGGGATTTCTTTGATTTTATCCACGAGGATTGGCGCAAAAAGATCATTTTTGTGTTGCAACAAAAAGATTTACTTTCTGAAGACGATTTACAAATTAATATCAGCGGGGTAAAAGAACAGGCGCTCAAAAAAGGGATTGAAAAAGCGGTGGTTTTCGCCGTTTCTGCCAAACAGGAACTGGAAGGAGACAAAACAGGAAGCGGATTTACCGCCATCCGGGCCTACATTCACGAAAACATTACCGGGGGAAAAGCTCCCGCATTGAAATTGTTGAATACCGTGGATACCTCAAGGAACATCAATACCCGAATTTTTGAAGGACTCAGCTTAAGAAGCAAACAACTGGAAGCGGATATTTTGTTCCGACAGGATATTAAAGATACCCTGGAGGACCAGGAATTGAAATCCAATAAGCATGTGGATGTGCTGGTGGAGAACCTTATTGCCACCTATGATCGTATTACCAGGGAAAAAGAAAAGGAATTGGCAACCGGATTGTCATTTTTTTCCTTGTTGAGGCGTTCTGTTGTTTCTATGTTCAGTAAAAAGGCTTCTGCAAAAGAATGGCTGGAAACCCTGGCGGCGAATTTGGAAAAAGATATGCAGGGAGAGTTGAGTATTAAGCTCAATGACGGGGTGATAGATTTGGCTGACAGCATTCAGCAAATGGCAAAAATCATCGACCTGAAGCTAAGGAACAGTGAAACTATCTTAAGAAATGACCACGAAATATTCAGCGCTATTGCTGAACGGCGCAGCAATGTCCTTCGTGATCTCCAGGATACCTTTACCACCTTTATTAACAAGGCGGAAAATTTTACCGACAAGAGTCTTTTTCCCGATAAACAAACCTTGTCGCCAAACCTGGCCGCCGGTTCTGGATTGGCGGCTATCGGCGTTATCCTGATGGCAGTGACCAACGGAATGGTGTTTGATATTACAGGAGGAGTACTCACTACCATCGGTTTGATCTTTGCCGGCGTGTCAACAAGTGTCAAGCGAAAAAAAATACTGGATGGTTTTAGCACGGAAGTTCAAAAAGGCCGTACCCGAATCAACGATGAAGTGACGGGGAACTTAAAAGTTTATATTGGCCATTTGAAGGAAAAAATTGATGGAAATTTTGTAAAATTTGATGAACTCCTGGTTAAAGAAGAAAATGTACTCAAGGAATTGAATAGTAAACAACTTGATATCGAAACGAAACTAGGGGAGATGGCTGAAAAAATGACAGTATCCTATTAA
- a CDS encoding WbqC family protein: MSTGSSIILEIQYLPSIQYFSKLKRFEKVLIEQHEHYNKGSYRNRAHIASANGLERLSIPLVKGKNEQQPIRETKIAWYEPWAKRHWQAIHSAYGNAPFFDYYEDELRPYFMQQYTYLFDWNLELILKIHRLLELDSKLIFTETYHREVPDGIIDFRNSIAPRAKVNVPDPYFTEIPYAQVFMEKHGFLSGLSILDLLFCTGPEAISYL, encoded by the coding sequence ATGTCAACGGGTTCTTCGATAATATTAGAAATTCAGTATTTGCCTTCCATTCAATACTTTTCCAAATTAAAACGATTTGAAAAGGTGTTGATCGAACAACACGAACACTATAACAAAGGAAGTTATAGAAACCGTGCCCATATCGCCAGCGCAAATGGTCTTGAACGTTTATCTATTCCGCTTGTAAAGGGAAAAAATGAGCAGCAACCTATTCGGGAAACGAAGATAGCGTGGTATGAACCATGGGCCAAAAGACATTGGCAAGCCATTCATTCGGCTTATGGAAATGCTCCTTTTTTTGATTATTATGAGGATGAATTACGCCCTTATTTTATGCAGCAATATACCTATTTATTTGACTGGAATCTGGAGCTGATCCTCAAAATACACAGATTATTGGAGCTGGATTCGAAGTTGATTTTTACCGAGACTTATCATCGGGAAGTGCCGGATGGAATCATTGACTTCAGGAACAGCATTGCTCCGAGGGCAAAGGTTAATGTCCCTGACCCATATTTTACGGAAATCCCTTATGCACAGGTTTTTATGGAAAAGCATGGTTTTTTATCCGGTTTAAGCATATTGGATTTATTATTTTGCACCGGACCGGAAGCAATTAGTTATCTTTGA
- a CDS encoding TonB-dependent receptor: MSNMLDTDQKALEINLNEQIYGTFAEIGAGQEVARIFFKVGAAAGTIAKTMSAYDKTYSDEIYGVETSGRYVCESRVEKMLDHEYGLLTKRLSKIRPQSTFFVFADTVATLNFSRTIQGNGWLGIRFQLKPDGPSNDIILHVRMLDNTTSQQQSAVGILGVNLLYGIYAYTHDPEKMICSLVDEIRGRVHIDMVRLSGPDFDLDNRLLAYWLVKHDLAPITMFNAMGETMHASNFLYKKNIMVVRSNFRPITVVTENLIQNGFEQFCEECEAKSGEDAFIFTEMMPAQKGEEAKNDEKDFIERADMLSLLGHSVIVSNCREHERLVDYLSEFKFKKLGIAMGAKKVQKLILEKYEKYFETSLLLGFGKLFRNKVVLYVYPAQPTSEDKLLTSQNIETPPDMKFLYQHLLHNGRIVDIRKFRKEILHIFTKTALKKLRKGEEGWEQLVPKAVANYIKEKKALGYKGN; this comes from the coding sequence ATAAGCAATATGCTGGATACCGATCAAAAGGCACTCGAAATCAACCTTAACGAGCAGATCTACGGAACTTTTGCCGAGATTGGTGCGGGGCAGGAGGTGGCCCGTATTTTTTTTAAAGTGGGAGCTGCTGCGGGAACTATTGCCAAAACCATGTCAGCCTATGATAAAACTTATTCTGATGAAATATACGGTGTAGAGACTTCTGGCCGCTATGTCTGTGAATCCCGTGTGGAAAAGATGCTGGATCATGAGTATGGATTACTTACCAAGAGGCTCAGTAAAATCCGTCCCCAAAGCACTTTTTTTGTTTTTGCAGATACGGTGGCTACCCTGAATTTTAGCAGGACCATCCAGGGGAATGGTTGGTTGGGGATCCGTTTTCAACTCAAACCGGATGGGCCTTCCAATGATATTATCCTGCACGTCAGGATGCTGGACAATACAACTTCACAGCAACAATCTGCTGTCGGTATATTGGGCGTTAACCTGCTTTATGGGATTTATGCCTATACCCATGATCCGGAAAAAATGATATGCTCCCTGGTAGATGAGATTCGCGGCCGGGTTCATATTGATATGGTCCGGTTGAGTGGCCCTGATTTCGACCTCGACAACCGCTTGCTGGCCTATTGGCTTGTAAAACATGACCTGGCACCCATTACGATGTTTAATGCCATGGGAGAAACAATGCATGCTTCCAATTTTTTGTACAAAAAAAATATCATGGTGGTCAGGAGCAATTTTCGGCCTATTACCGTGGTTACCGAAAACCTGATCCAAAATGGTTTTGAACAGTTTTGCGAAGAATGCGAGGCGAAGAGTGGAGAGGATGCATTTATTTTTACGGAAATGATGCCTGCTCAAAAAGGAGAGGAAGCAAAAAATGATGAAAAAGACTTCATAGAAAGAGCAGATATGTTAAGCCTGCTAGGACATTCAGTGATCGTTTCCAATTGCCGGGAGCACGAGCGGCTTGTTGATTACCTCAGTGAGTTTAAATTTAAAAAACTGGGCATCGCAATGGGGGCAAAAAAAGTTCAAAAACTGATCCTCGAAAAATATGAAAAATATTTTGAAACCAGCCTTTTGCTGGGATTTGGAAAGTTATTCCGGAATAAGGTAGTGCTTTATGTGTATCCTGCGCAGCCCACTTCCGAAGATAAACTGCTGACCTCCCAAAATATTGAAACGCCTCCGGATATGAAGTTTCTTTACCAGCATCTTTTGCATAACGGAAGGATTGTCGATATTAGAAAATTTAGAAAAGAGATTTTACACATTTTTACCAAAACAGCGCTGAAAAAATTGCGAAAAGGAGAAGAAGGTTGGGAACAACTCGTACCTAAAGCTGTGGCGAACTACATTAAGGAAAAGAAAGCTCTTGGATATAAGGGGAATTGA
- a CDS encoding IS110 family transposase, which translates to MKQSDRFVGIDISKDSFDVCVLSQGALLEESRFNNDAQGWQKFAKNLSDQDLCIIEATGSYHVGLALYLVEHDKRVSVVNPLRVKYFSRLNLKRAKTDRVDAYVIAQYGQVFKPESWTAPPTHLRQLQQLMTVSAQLTKQKTALINQQKNFELVPDPSKEALEIIKCQIVKLEKHLQEIQCLINNSIKEHYKELEASLRSIPGLGPKTVATLILITGGFTKFGSYKALIAYVGLAPRTYESGVSVKGASHICKLGSSYLRKLLYECALSAKRFNPVCKELFERLYIAKKKPFKVAMIAVANKLLKIAFTIAITGQKFDPEYRLKHYFAK; encoded by the coding sequence ATGAAACAATCTGATCGTTTTGTAGGAATTGACATATCAAAAGATAGTTTTGATGTCTGCGTTTTATCACAAGGGGCTCTATTAGAAGAAAGCCGTTTTAATAATGATGCTCAAGGTTGGCAAAAGTTTGCTAAAAACCTTAGTGATCAGGACTTATGCATAATAGAAGCAACGGGATCTTATCATGTAGGGTTGGCATTATATTTAGTTGAGCATGATAAACGTGTTAGTGTAGTCAACCCTTTGCGTGTAAAGTATTTTTCTCGATTGAATCTCAAGAGGGCAAAAACAGATAGGGTAGATGCTTATGTTATTGCCCAGTATGGCCAAGTATTTAAGCCTGAAAGTTGGACAGCTCCACCGACACATTTAAGACAACTTCAACAGTTAATGACAGTTTCTGCACAATTAACAAAACAAAAGACGGCATTAATCAATCAACAAAAAAACTTTGAACTTGTACCAGACCCCAGTAAAGAAGCCCTTGAAATAATAAAGTGCCAAATAGTAAAATTAGAGAAACATTTACAAGAAATACAATGCCTTATCAATAATAGCATTAAAGAACATTACAAAGAATTAGAGGCTTCTTTACGATCAATTCCCGGTTTAGGTCCCAAAACGGTAGCCACCTTAATCCTAATAACTGGAGGCTTTACCAAGTTTGGATCATATAAAGCTTTGATAGCCTATGTGGGGTTAGCTCCTCGGACATACGAGTCAGGAGTAAGTGTTAAGGGAGCTTCACACATCTGCAAGTTAGGGTCATCCTATCTTCGAAAGTTACTTTATGAATGTGCTTTAAGTGCCAAAAGGTTTAACCCTGTATGTAAGGAACTATTTGAAAGACTCTATATTGCAAAGAAAAAACCATTTAAAGTAGCCATGATTGCGGTGGCCAATAAGTTGCTGAAAATCGCTTTCACTATAGCTATAACTGGACAAAAATTTGATCCGGAATACAGACTAAAACATTATTTTGCCAAATAA